Proteins from one Maniola hyperantus chromosome 25, iAphHyp1.2, whole genome shotgun sequence genomic window:
- the tei gene encoding uncharacterized protein tei: MARRAVVALALFATTLTGFLPVRSERSSSERTPLDAAELLRDAPLYPPLRDTPGTLADNPETFNEGNNDKTSNLSPLNPNSKDFQPFFDTNDFDEDSIDNTDVNEVTGVNYDETETSIEDSSILVTPDETVIENLNESKDKPIESDETIPIDSISDDKVTSLTKNKITGAENLDDASIKIIDFNKDNIFETDVISKSNTTPEDYNDLQNVPQVLESSPTGQNEESIESDTTNVISENEDFNSESAFIVAPGSNVDELNRILMAEEARVESENNKFSDKSNNDKVTKASVNEDDSSEAHVTEDNFDRKKRSSTDWEKPPKSRRVKTGDTILNIRGAVRDAIGDAGAAPGMRASSRVDAFVIRPAPVMRDEPREQMRESRRDRVAATPPQPQKLEKELLVEPHARARIVCDLLNVTNLRWYKDSEQVNLPSSPGGGESAWREGDAVEIPRASRGHAARWRCAGRDRAGRTVTGEPTRLLIYEPVRSVYLAVDGRRLDAGNTWVPVRDKTVLEVRCVAEGGVPPPELSWQLLALEPALDHRPYLRIHHTNYSIEGMWWSRVVVTAARELHNATLQCTARQRRPDAPPAPHPAPPPDALTAKLEIHVTYPPSFVISRWPGFGVSLSAGGAAALRCDVDANPPARATWMRDTDRPSSSPTPLEAGAEDGTTLGSATLRWARLRESHGGWYRCRARWMDIEYSSIGYYLNVLASDENPQTGTESDGKEEEPDHQKVEVPLGGNVQLHCPKGSVGCWWRRVVGNATDAWAPAGSHHAHGVLGIKEALYEEGGEYRCVGARAPDLKRLRELKRVTLRVTGGATATAVSADPTPSGWRLECGACGRNLRVLWLRGGRSTPAILTPDLAQHCWKAILLVPEPDEVWCVAVSSNGGAVAVFPRRTVQASPSPARHAVRALQAGTNKVRVVHVTVFIAVATLLTMV, translated from the exons GCTTCCTCCCTGTTCGCTCCGAGAGAAGTAGCTCTGAACGCACCCCACTCGACGCGGCAGAGCTCCTCCGAGACGCCCCCCTCTACCCTCCTCTACGTGACACTCCTGGAACTCTTGCTGACAACCCTGAAACTTTCAACGAAGGAAACAACGACAAAACAAGCAATTTAAGCCCTCTAAACCCTAATTCCAAAGACTTCCAGCCATTCTTCGATacaaacgattttgatgaagatTCGATTGATAATACAGATGTAAACGAAGTCACTGGTGTTAATTATGACGAAACTGAAACCAGTATTGAAGATAGCAGTATATTAGTTACTCCAGATGAAACTGTTATTGAAAACCTAAACGAATCAAAAGATAAACCCATAGAATCTGACGAAACTATTCCTATAGACTCCATTTCAGACGATAAAGTCACTAGTCttaccaaaaataaaatcacaGGAGCAGAAAATTTAGATGACGCTAGTATCAAAATAATAGATTTTAATAAAGACAATATATTTGAAACGGATGTAATAAGTAAAAGCAATACCACCCCAGAAGATTACAACGATTTACAAAATGTTCCTCAAGTTTTAGAATCTAGTCCAACGGGACAAAACGAAGAATCTATAGAAAGTGATACTACTAATGTTATATCAGAAAATGAAGATTTTAATTCAGAAAGTGCTTTTATCGTCGCTCCAGGGTCCAATGTGGATGAATTGAATAGAATTTTGATGGCTGAAGAAGCAAGAGTAGAATCTGAGAATAATAAATTTTCTGATAAATCTAATAATGATAAGGTAACTAAAGCATCTGTGAATGAAGACGATTCAAGCGAGGCGCATGTTACTGAAGATAATTTTGATCGAAAGAAAAGAAGCAGTACGGATTGGGAGAAACCACCGAAG TCACGTCGCGTCAAAACCGGCGATACAATCCTGAACATCCGTGGAGCGGTCCGTGATGCCATAGGCGATGCTGGGGCAGCCCCTGGCATGAGGGCGTCTTCCAGGGTCGATGCGTTCGTCATCAGACCAGCTCCTGTCATGAGGGACGAGCCTAGAGAGCAGATGAGGGAATCTCGGAGGGACAGAGTGGCTGCTACGCCTCCTCAG CCTCAGAAGCTGGAGAAGGAGCTGCTGGTGGAGCCGCACGCGCGCGCGCGCATCGTGTGCGACCTGCTCAACGTCACCAACCTGCGCTGGTACAAGGACAGCGAG CAAGTCAACCTCCCCTCGTCCCCCGGTGGAGGGGAGTCAGCCTGGCGGGAGGGGGATGCGGTAGAGATCCCGCGAGCATCACGTGGCCATGCCGCGAGGTGGCGCTGTGCCGGCCGTGATCGCGCTGGCCGCACTGTCACCGGCGAACCCACGCGATTGCTTATATACG AACCGGTGCGTTCAGTGTATTTGGCGGTGGACGGAAGACGTCTCGACGCCGGTAACACCTGGGTTCCTGTCAGAGACAAAACCGTCCTTGAAGTGCGATGCGTCGCAGAAG GTGGTGTACCACCCCCCGAACTGTCGTGGCAGCTGCTAGCGTTGGAGCCTGCTCTGGACCACAGACCTTATTTGCGCATTCATCACACGAATTATTCTATTG AGGGAATGTGGTGGTCGCGAGTGGTGGTGACCGCCGCGCGCGAGCTCCACAACGCGACACTACAGTGCACTGCGCGACAGAGGAGGCCcgacgcgccgcccgcgccgcaccCCGCACCCCCGCCCGACGCGCTCACTGCCAAACTGGAGATACACGTCACTT ATCCGCCATCCTTCGTGATCTCCCGCTGGCCGGGGTTCGGGGTGTCTCTGTCCGCGGGAGGGGCGGCCGCGCTGCGCTGTGACGTGGACGCCAACCCGCCAGCGCGCGCTACGTGGATGCGCGACACTGATCGACCTTCCAG TTCCCCAACACCTCTAGAGGCGGGTGCTGAAGATGGGACAACCCTGGGCTCAGCCACTCTGCGCTGGGCGCGGCTGAGGGAGTCGCACGGTGGCTGGTACAGATGCAGAGCGCGCTGGATGGACATCGAGTATTCTTCCATTGGCTACTACCTCAATGTGCTGG cATCCGATGAAAATCCACAAACGGGGACAGAATCTGATGGAAAAGAGGAAGAACCTGATCATCAGAAAGTAGAGGTGCCACTAGGAGGAAACGTACAGTTACACTGCCCTAAAG GTAGCGTGGGGTGCTGGTGGCGCCGCGTGGTGGGCAACGCCACGGACGCGTGGGCGCCCGCTGGCTCGCACCACGCACATGGCGTGCTTG GTATAAAAGAAGCCCTGTACGAAGAAGGAGGCGAGTACCGCTGCGTGGGCGCCCGGGCGCCGGACCTCAAGCGATTACGGGAGCTCAAACGAGTCACTCTGAGGGTCACAG GTGGTGCAACAGCGACGGCCGTAAGCGCAGACCCCACGCCTAGCGGCTGGCGGCTAGAGTGCGGCGCATGCGGCCGAAACTTGCGCGTCCTCTGGCTACGCGGGGGACGCTCTACTCCCGCCATATTGACGCCAGACCTGGCCCAACATTGCTGGAAGGCGATACTGCTAGTGCCAGAACCTGATGAG GTCTGGTGTGTAGCCGTATCCTCAAACGGCGGTGCCGTGGCGGTGTTCCCTCGTCGCACCGTGCAAGCCTCTCCGTCACCAGCACGACACGCAGTACGAGCTCTACAGGCCGGTACGAACAAGGTACGCGTTGTACATGTGACGGTATTCATTGCAGTTGCAACGTTATTAACCATGGTTTAA